The following are encoded together in the Humulus lupulus chromosome 5, drHumLupu1.1, whole genome shotgun sequence genome:
- the LOC133780270 gene encoding protein yippee-like At4g27740, with protein MAEFRGQPLYNCRNCRNPIALRDDLLSKKYKAKSGPAYLFSHAMNIIVGPKEEKQLMTGVFTIADIYCRNCGEVLGWKYITAHDHTQRFKEGKFIVEIAKIAKLY; from the exons ATGGCAGAGTTCAGAGGTCAACCTCTATACAATTGTAGAAATTGCAGAAACCCTATTGCCCTCCGTGATGATCTCCTTTCAAAAAAATACAAG GCAAAATCTGGGCCTGCTTATCTGTTTTCTCATGCAATGAACATCATTGTGGGACCTAAAGAAGAGAAGCAGTTAATGACTGGTGTGTTCACTATTGCTGATATTTACTGCAGAAATTGTGGTGAGGTACTTGGCTGGAAGTACATAACAGCTCATGATCATACTCAGAGATTCAAAGAAGGCAAGTTCATTGTAGAGATTGCGAAGATTGCCAAGTTGTACTAG